A window of the Brumimicrobium sp. genome harbors these coding sequences:
- the trmB gene encoding tRNA (guanosine(46)-N7)-methyltransferase TrmB, whose translation MSHVFEPTMEDIRDGMTEWKGKWCERIFQNEHPITLELGCGKGEYTVGMARKYPNRNFIGVDIKGNRIFVGAKQALDEGLENVFFIRTKIDMITHFFDKDEVDEIWLTFSDPQPNKPNKRLTSRSFIERYLQFLKPNGIIHLKTDSDLLFESTQKEIGEYKYNVLFSSDDIYRDITQLSPDEQEILSFKTHYEKLFVSRGSVIKYCKFRVG comes from the coding sequence ATGAGTCATGTCTTCGAACCGACAATGGAGGATATACGTGATGGAATGACTGAATGGAAAGGAAAATGGTGTGAAAGAATATTCCAAAATGAACATCCTATCACGTTGGAATTAGGATGTGGAAAGGGTGAATATACAGTTGGAATGGCTCGTAAATATCCAAATAGAAATTTTATTGGAGTTGACATCAAAGGGAATAGAATCTTTGTGGGGGCTAAACAAGCGTTGGATGAAGGATTGGAAAATGTTTTCTTTATTCGGACTAAGATTGATATGATAACGCATTTTTTCGATAAAGATGAGGTGGATGAAATATGGCTTACCTTTTCTGATCCTCAGCCCAATAAGCCTAATAAACGGCTAACCTCTAGGAGTTTTATAGAAAGATACCTTCAATTCTTAAAACCAAATGGCATTATTCATCTCAAAACAGATAGTGATTTACTATTTGAATCGACGCAAAAGGAAATAGGAGAATATAAGTATAATGTACTTTTTTCATCAGATGATATTTACAGAGATATTACTCAACTAAGCCCGGATGAACAAGAGATACTTTCCTTCAAAACCCATTATGAAAAACTTTTTGTAAGTAGGGGATCCGTTATTAAATATTGTAAATTTCGTGTTGGATAG
- a CDS encoding cold-shock protein, which produces MKEGTVKFFNESKGFGFIIPDDGSKDVFVHANGLKEEIKENDKVVFDVEEGRKGPNAVNVKLA; this is translated from the coding sequence ATGAAAGAAGGTACAGTAAAATTCTTTAATGAATCAAAAGGTTTTGGATTCATAATACCAGATGACGGTTCAAAAGATGTATTTGTTCATGCAAATGGATTAAAAGAAGAAATTAAAGAAAACGATAAAGTGGTTTTTGATGTTGAAGAAGGCAGAAAAGGACCAAATGCTGTGAATGTGAAATTAGCATAA
- a CDS encoding aminotransferase class V-fold PLP-dependent enzyme, which yields MDKTLKDFLSLAQLLLENEKISPVAKFIPAKEMFDRVDLSLHYNPMDEQEYYEKLKELINHSTKTSSNAFFNQLYGGRNEKAVLGELLSVLLNNSMYTYKAAGIQVGVEKITLREVCNIIGWDERSDGTYASGGSMTNLMSMITARDAFRSSIRFNGIEDKLTVYTSVESHFSIPKNAAFIGIGKKNVRLIPTNKKGEMDVAYLEKAIQKDMQSGFHPIMVNATAGTTVLGAFDPVEAISKICKQYRIWLHVDGAYCGAVIFSKKYKYLIKGLENADSFSFNPHKMFGTPLTCSIYVVKNKEHLYNSFSVEADYLFQTEEDEYNPGKTSLQCGRRNDALKFWTLWKSVGTNGLETIVDHEFELADTAREYIRKHADYTLYSFDHSISICFNYKNIPAKEICEKLYQEAQLMVSYGSYQGQEFIRLVTINGQNSSEDILAFFEKFEAFAKKHYLNTLEKVHS from the coding sequence ATGGATAAAACATTAAAGGATTTTCTGTCATTAGCTCAACTTCTACTGGAAAATGAAAAAATCAGTCCAGTAGCTAAATTTATTCCAGCCAAAGAAATGTTTGATCGAGTAGATTTAAGTCTTCACTACAATCCCATGGATGAACAGGAATACTATGAGAAATTAAAAGAATTAATAAATCACAGTACTAAAACCTCTAGTAATGCATTTTTCAACCAATTATATGGAGGTAGGAATGAAAAAGCAGTTTTGGGTGAATTGCTATCTGTTCTATTAAACAATAGCATGTACACCTATAAAGCAGCCGGAATACAGGTTGGGGTAGAAAAGATTACTTTACGCGAAGTGTGTAATATCATTGGATGGGACGAAAGATCGGATGGCACGTATGCATCAGGTGGTTCGATGACCAATCTCATGTCTATGATTACCGCCCGTGATGCCTTTAGATCCTCCATCCGTTTCAACGGAATAGAAGACAAGTTAACTGTATATACTTCTGTAGAATCACATTTCAGTATTCCTAAGAATGCAGCTTTTATTGGAATTGGTAAAAAAAATGTACGTCTTATTCCTACGAATAAAAAAGGAGAAATGGACGTAGCATATTTAGAAAAAGCCATCCAAAAAGATATGCAAAGTGGTTTCCACCCAATCATGGTAAATGCTACAGCAGGTACCACCGTTTTAGGTGCTTTTGACCCAGTCGAAGCTATCAGTAAAATTTGTAAACAATATCGCATTTGGTTACATGTTGATGGTGCATACTGTGGGGCTGTTATTTTCAGTAAGAAATATAAATACCTTATAAAAGGATTAGAAAATGCTGATTCCTTTAGCTTCAATCCTCATAAAATGTTTGGAACTCCTCTTACCTGCTCTATTTATGTGGTAAAGAATAAAGAACATTTATATAATTCATTTTCCGTGGAAGCTGATTATCTTTTCCAAACGGAGGAAGATGAATACAATCCAGGAAAGACCTCTCTTCAATGTGGAAGAAGGAATGATGCACTCAAATTTTGGACACTCTGGAAAAGTGTTGGAACAAATGGGTTGGAAACAATTGTTGACCATGAGTTTGAATTAGCAGATACTGCTAGAGAATATATCCGTAAGCATGCTGACTATACGTTATATAGTTTTGATCATTCTATCTCCATTTGTTTCAATTATAAAAATATTCCTGCAAAAGAAATTTGTGAGAAATTATACCAAGAAGCTCAATTAATGGTGAGTTATGGTAGTTACCAAGGACAAGAGTTCATTCGTTTAGTAACTATCAATGGACAAAATTCTAGTGAAGATATTCTAGCATTCTTTGAAAAATTTGAAGCGTTTGCAAAGAAACACTATTTGAATACACTTGAAAAAGTACATTCATAA
- a CDS encoding cold shock domain-containing protein: MADSYNKKSLQQKRDKKKKDKQERREERKMNNDKGKGLDDMIAYLDEFGNITDTPPELQKRSEINVEDIQLGAAPITHDKPSEFVGTVVSFFADKSYGFIKEDGSDAIVFVHSNNLTEPISENNKVTYEKERTPKGYAAINVKKVK; encoded by the coding sequence ATGGCAGATAGTTATAACAAGAAGTCCTTACAGCAAAAAAGAGACAAAAAGAAAAAAGACAAACAAGAGCGTAGAGAAGAACGTAAGATGAATAACGATAAGGGAAAAGGCTTAGATGATATGATAGCCTATTTGGATGAATTTGGCAACATAACCGATACACCACCCGAACTACAAAAAAGAAGTGAAATAAATGTAGAAGATATTCAGTTAGGAGCAGCTCCTATTACGCATGATAAGCCTAGTGAATTTGTGGGAACGGTTGTTTCTTTCTTTGCTGATAAATCGTATGGATTTATTAAAGAAGATGGAAGTGATGCAATAGTCTTTGTACATAGTAATAACCTAACAGAGCCCATAAGCGAAAATAATAAAGTAACATACGAGAAAGAGAGAACTCCCAAAGGGTATGCTGCAATTAATGTAAAAAAAGTAAAGTAA
- a CDS encoding ABC transporter substrate-binding protein produces MTKKLRHLSNLYSMSCMRYLLLFTLGCFLFACSGGGQKFKFEGGTFHYAMDNEPTTFLPRDVTDLYSATLLSQVYQGLVAFNPQTMEPEPCLAKSWTVSEDQKTFRFELRDDVYFHTNEYFKKPVKLTMDDVVYSVEAACTKRDGKESFAFATLYKGMLKGAIEFFNGETEHISGLKVNGNTIEFELLESSPNFVDKLAMVNASIVSKKAAEEDLELEPIGTGPFKFVGSFDKDGRTEIALVRNENYYEKDKDGNRLPYLDSVIFLVESRKLIQLEMFEEGSIELIDGLPPSRISSLLGEGKIQEFNSTPPNLILDRKPLLGTQYYCFNMLKKEFKDVRVRQAINYAINRDEIVENILNNQAYSTGDGGVVPPAAFKGYNAKDVKEHAYTFQPEKAKKLLAQAGYPDGKGFPTISLKFNIGTHHSAVADEVAKQLKKVLNINVNLDGIEFKEMLQDQYYSRGDIFRTSWYADYYSPESFLLNAYGKTVPLDPSTPSITNISRYQNPKYDELFEKGMQANSIVDRYKYFSEAESVLMDDSPFVILWYEETIKIVYSKVRNLYLNKMNTYSFKKVYFKDWTKEEWETENDYK; encoded by the coding sequence ATGACCAAAAAACTTAGACATTTATCTAATCTCTACTCTATGAGCTGTATGCGTTACCTTTTATTGTTTACTCTTGGCTGTTTTTTATTCGCTTGTTCAGGGGGTGGACAAAAATTTAAATTTGAAGGGGGGACTTTCCATTATGCAATGGATAATGAACCTACAACCTTTCTCCCCCGGGATGTAACTGATTTATATTCAGCTACCTTACTAAGTCAGGTATATCAAGGATTAGTTGCATTTAATCCTCAAACTATGGAGCCTGAACCTTGTTTGGCGAAAAGTTGGACGGTATCTGAAGATCAAAAAACATTTCGTTTTGAGCTAAGGGATGATGTCTATTTTCATACCAACGAGTATTTTAAAAAACCTGTAAAACTAACTATGGATGATGTCGTGTATAGTGTTGAAGCTGCTTGTACTAAACGCGATGGGAAAGAAAGTTTTGCTTTCGCAACACTATACAAAGGGATGTTGAAGGGAGCAATAGAATTTTTTAATGGAGAAACAGAGCATATTTCGGGACTTAAAGTCAATGGAAACACAATCGAATTCGAACTTTTGGAATCTAGCCCTAATTTCGTCGATAAATTAGCTATGGTTAATGCTTCGATTGTTTCTAAAAAGGCTGCAGAAGAAGATTTAGAACTAGAGCCTATTGGTACAGGACCTTTTAAATTTGTTGGTTCGTTTGACAAAGATGGTCGTACCGAGATAGCTTTAGTACGCAATGAGAATTATTATGAGAAGGACAAAGATGGCAATAGACTTCCTTATTTGGATAGTGTGATTTTTTTAGTGGAGAGCAGAAAATTAATTCAATTAGAAATGTTTGAAGAAGGATCTATAGAATTGATTGATGGTCTTCCTCCTAGCCGAATATCTTCTCTTTTAGGTGAAGGTAAAATTCAAGAATTTAATAGCACCCCTCCCAATTTAATTTTGGATAGAAAACCTTTGCTTGGAACGCAATATTATTGTTTTAATATGCTCAAGAAAGAATTTAAAGATGTACGTGTACGTCAGGCAATTAACTATGCTATTAATCGTGATGAAATAGTTGAAAATATCTTAAATAATCAAGCGTATAGTACAGGAGACGGAGGGGTTGTTCCCCCTGCCGCTTTTAAAGGGTATAATGCGAAAGATGTTAAAGAACACGCATACACTTTCCAACCTGAGAAGGCAAAAAAATTACTAGCACAAGCTGGATATCCAGATGGTAAAGGATTCCCTACCATCAGCTTAAAATTTAATATTGGGACTCACCATAGTGCAGTTGCAGATGAAGTAGCTAAGCAGCTTAAGAAAGTGTTGAATATCAATGTGAATTTAGATGGTATCGAATTTAAGGAAATGTTGCAGGATCAATATTATTCTCGAGGTGACATTTTCCGAACTTCCTGGTATGCAGATTATTATAGCCCAGAAAGTTTTTTGTTAAATGCATACGGCAAAACGGTTCCTTTAGACCCATCAACTCCTTCAATTACTAATATATCTAGGTATCAAAATCCTAAATACGACGAACTTTTTGAAAAAGGCATGCAGGCAAATAGCATAGTAGATCGTTATAAATATTTTTCAGAAGCAGAGAGCGTTCTGATGGATGATTCTCCTTTTGTAATTCTTTGGTATGAAGAAACAATTAAGATAGTTTATTCAAAAGTCAGGAATCTGTATTTGAATAAAATGAATACCTATTCCTTTAAGAAAGTTTATTTTAAAGATTGGACAAAGGAAGAATGGGAAACAGAGAATGATTATAAATAA
- the recO gene encoding DNA repair protein RecO, which yields MKQIQHGILLKKINYSESSLILHFFTLEEGFQAGIFQGGKKKKGNILQALNIVEISLSKRVDSELNKIHEVNLIYTPQSIPYHPIKSGLAFFMTEVLAQVLSRSEKDVTLFEFLEKEIQWIDLSDELTNYPLWWMIKLIEKLGLGIQTEEHGDTYFDLLDGTILKYKPNSHQYIQDTTIPLLSELVSLDKNTCMAKVIQKTDRRVLLEHLILYYKTHIQGFKTPHTIQIMQTIFE from the coding sequence ATGAAGCAAATCCAACATGGGATATTACTTAAAAAAATTAATTATAGTGAATCCAGTCTAATACTCCATTTCTTTACATTAGAAGAAGGTTTTCAGGCAGGTATTTTTCAAGGAGGTAAAAAGAAGAAGGGAAATATACTTCAAGCTCTTAACATAGTTGAAATATCATTATCTAAAAGGGTAGATAGTGAATTGAATAAGATTCACGAAGTGAATTTGATATATACCCCACAATCTATACCCTACCATCCTATTAAAAGTGGGTTAGCTTTTTTTATGACAGAAGTATTGGCTCAGGTTCTATCAAGAAGCGAAAAAGATGTGACTTTATTTGAATTTCTCGAAAAAGAAATACAATGGATTGATTTATCAGATGAATTAACGAATTATCCGTTATGGTGGATGATCAAGTTGATTGAAAAATTAGGACTGGGGATACAGACAGAAGAGCATGGAGATACTTATTTTGATTTGTTGGACGGTACTATCTTAAAATATAAACCAAACTCTCATCAATATATTCAAGATACGACAATTCCTCTTCTATCGGAATTAGTTAGCTTAGACAAAAACACCTGTATGGCCAAGGTAATTCAAAAAACAGATAGAAGGGTTTTGTTAGAGCATCTTATTCTGTATTATAAGACACATATACAAGGATTTAAAACTCCGCATACAATACAAATTATGCAAACTATATTTGAATAG
- a CDS encoding NAD(P)/FAD-dependent oxidoreductase yields MIQTDIIIIGAGPVGLFTIFEAGLLKLHCHLIDSLPVPGGQCAEIYPKKPIYDIPGFPSVLAGDLIDNLMEQAAPFKPGFTLGEAAVKIDKAEDDMFIVTTNKGTQHMAPVVIVAGGLGVFEPRKPPISSLEQYEDRGVEYIIKEPELYRAKECVIAGGGDSALDWAIYLADRKIASKVTLVHRRDSFRGHLDSVQKVMDLAAAGKINLLTNSEVIDIQGDGKVESVTVKHDTEGEFIYKTDHFIPLFGLKPSLGPIAEWGLEIENNAIKVDTRDYSTNIPGIFAVGDINTYEGKLKLILCGFHEGTLAVQSAFARIHPEKKNVLKYTTVNGVQGF; encoded by the coding sequence ATGATTCAAACTGATATAATTATAATTGGAGCAGGTCCTGTTGGACTTTTTACAATATTTGAGGCGGGACTTTTGAAATTACATTGCCATCTGATTGATTCTTTACCTGTACCAGGTGGACAATGTGCAGAAATTTATCCTAAAAAACCAATTTACGATATACCTGGATTCCCTTCTGTTTTAGCGGGAGACTTAATTGATAATTTAATGGAACAGGCTGCACCTTTTAAGCCTGGATTTACCTTAGGTGAGGCAGCGGTGAAGATTGATAAAGCAGAGGATGATATGTTTATTGTCACAACGAATAAAGGTACTCAACACATGGCACCTGTCGTTATCGTTGCAGGAGGATTGGGAGTTTTTGAACCTCGAAAACCACCTATTTCCTCTCTTGAACAATATGAAGATAGAGGGGTAGAATATATCATTAAGGAACCTGAATTATATCGTGCAAAGGAATGCGTGATTGCTGGAGGAGGGGACTCGGCTTTAGATTGGGCTATTTATTTAGCGGATAGAAAAATTGCTTCGAAAGTCACTTTGGTACATAGAAGAGATTCTTTCCGAGGCCACTTAGACTCTGTTCAAAAGGTGATGGATTTAGCTGCTGCGGGAAAGATTAATCTACTTACGAATAGCGAGGTAATAGATATTCAAGGAGATGGAAAAGTAGAGAGTGTAACTGTTAAGCACGATACTGAAGGAGAGTTTATTTACAAGACGGATCATTTTATTCCGTTATTTGGATTAAAACCTTCATTAGGACCTATTGCTGAATGGGGCTTGGAGATTGAGAATAACGCAATTAAGGTAGATACACGTGACTACTCAACTAATATTCCTGGAATATTTGCTGTGGGTGATATCAATACTTATGAGGGAAAATTAAAATTAATCTTATGCGGTTTTCATGAAGGTACGCTTGCTGTTCAATCGGCTTTTGCACGTATTCACCCAGAAAAGAAAAATGTATTAAAATATACAACTGTAAACGGAGTTCAAGGTTTTTAA
- a CDS encoding exodeoxyribonuclease III, which produces MAKLISFNVNGIRAIIEKDFIKDMRNLNPDVLCLQETKAQEDQVNVALRDFSDYHIVSNSAVKKGYSGTAILSKEKPINVIYDIGVEEHDQEGRVISAEFTNYYVVVVYVPNSGDELKRLEYRGTWDQAFLAHLKKLEAHKPVIVCGDFNVAHKAVDLARPKDNYNKHAGFTQKEIDGMDAFIQNGLVDTFRHFYPDTVKYSWWSYRGGARARNVGWRIDYFLVSESLLNRVTKAEILNEIHGSDHCPVLLEIKD; this is translated from the coding sequence ATGGCAAAACTAATTTCATTTAATGTTAACGGAATCCGAGCAATCATTGAGAAGGATTTTATAAAGGATATGCGAAATCTCAACCCTGATGTCTTATGTCTGCAAGAAACAAAAGCCCAAGAAGATCAGGTAAATGTAGCTCTTAGAGATTTTTCTGATTATCATATTGTTTCCAATTCTGCGGTAAAGAAAGGGTATTCAGGGACGGCTATTCTGAGTAAAGAAAAACCTATCAATGTGATTTATGATATTGGGGTTGAAGAACACGATCAAGAAGGGCGTGTTATTAGTGCTGAATTTACGAATTATTATGTAGTGGTTGTGTATGTTCCAAATTCTGGGGATGAATTAAAACGCTTGGAATATAGAGGAACATGGGATCAGGCATTTTTGGCACATCTTAAAAAATTAGAAGCCCATAAACCGGTGATTGTTTGTGGAGATTTTAATGTGGCGCATAAAGCAGTTGATTTAGCTAGGCCAAAGGATAATTACAACAAACATGCAGGTTTTACCCAAAAGGAAATTGATGGAATGGATGCCTTCATTCAAAATGGATTGGTAGATACATTTCGCCACTTTTATCCAGATACGGTGAAATACTCATGGTGGAGTTACAGAGGTGGAGCTAGAGCAAGGAACGTGGGCTGGAGAATTGATTATTTTCTAGTGAGTGAATCTTTATTAAACAGAGTCACAAAGGCTGAGATTTTAAATGAGATTCATGGCTCTGACCATTGTCCCGTTTTACTAGAAATTAAGGATTAA
- a CDS encoding TonB-dependent receptor, whose amino-acid sequence MKRFILFSAFLITTYAFGQIVQTVRGSVVDAESQYPLVGAKVTLVRDSTQKYNALADMDGLFIFTNIPIGKYQLIASYNSYKSSSVTIQVISGRESIQNLQLQEDIVTMEEVSIVGRKSGEVNNEMALISARQFSVEETDRYAGSRGDPARMASNFAGVQGADDSRNDIVIRGNTPLGVLWKVEGIDIPNPNHFAISGSTGGPVAILNNKILSNSDFFMSAFPAEYGNAISGVFDLKLRNGNTDKHEFAGQFGFLGTEVMAEGPFNRKTRSSYLVMGRYSTLSIFQAMKIKIGTDAVPTYGDMAFKLSFPLKNGGHVGVFGIGGMSEIAIKISDQTKASEEAFGEGDRDQYFGTAMGVLGVTYKKPVSRNTFFSATIAQNYDNQHTRHDYLVRSAKQLGDGSYEIRTDSIYPMLGYVFHTMRTALYASVNHKISPRHIIKAGVNVDVYYLNYLDTVLNVTHDSFVTRYDYKGVSALIQPFFQYKWKITENMDLSAGIHSQYFSLSNSWTYAEPRLGWQWRFGDGNSLSAGAGMHSQMQPLYQYVYQRPDVNGEMTLFNKNMDFTRSIHTALGYQKDFKRFMTVRTEIYYQYLYGIPVDMFPSAFSMINQGSGFQRFFPGQLVNKGTGTNYGIELTVQKHFNRTYYFMITGALYQSQYKGSDGIERNTDFNGNYTYNVLGGKEFKINAKNTISVGLKVSGAGGRRYGYVNVAQTKIDQELVFKDSLFNTRQFKPYFRLDFKVAYVLNTKRFTHEISVDLVNILNTKNILALSYAPNLIDPSKEPIANKYQLGFLPIFYYRLDFTFRSAKARNEMKTTGTPDF is encoded by the coding sequence ATGAAAAGATTTATTCTATTTAGTGCATTTCTTATTACTACTTATGCATTTGGACAAATTGTTCAAACTGTTCGGGGTAGTGTTGTGGATGCCGAATCTCAATATCCGTTGGTAGGAGCTAAAGTTACACTTGTTCGCGATTCTACTCAGAAGTATAATGCTCTTGCCGATATGGACGGTCTATTTATATTTACGAATATTCCCATTGGAAAATATCAGTTAATTGCTAGCTATAATTCGTATAAAAGTAGTTCAGTAACTATTCAGGTAATTTCAGGAAGAGAATCTATCCAAAATCTTCAATTACAAGAAGATATTGTTACTATGGAGGAAGTTAGCATTGTTGGAAGAAAATCTGGAGAGGTAAATAATGAAATGGCATTAATTTCTGCGAGGCAATTCAGTGTAGAAGAAACAGATAGATATGCAGGCTCGAGAGGAGATCCTGCCCGTATGGCTAGTAACTTTGCTGGAGTTCAAGGTGCTGATGATTCTAGAAATGATATTGTAATCAGAGGAAATACACCCCTAGGTGTTTTATGGAAAGTGGAAGGTATTGATATTCCCAACCCAAACCATTTTGCAATTTCTGGTTCTACAGGAGGTCCGGTGGCTATCTTGAACAATAAGATATTATCCAATTCTGATTTCTTTATGTCTGCCTTTCCCGCAGAATACGGTAATGCTATTTCTGGAGTTTTTGACTTGAAATTGAGAAATGGAAATACTGATAAGCATGAATTTGCTGGTCAATTTGGATTTCTTGGAACAGAAGTTATGGCAGAAGGTCCGTTTAATCGTAAAACTCGCTCTAGTTATTTGGTAATGGGAAGATATAGTACCTTAAGTATTTTTCAAGCAATGAAAATTAAGATTGGTACAGATGCCGTTCCAACATACGGAGATATGGCCTTTAAATTATCATTTCCTTTGAAAAATGGAGGGCATGTAGGTGTGTTTGGTATTGGTGGAATGTCAGAGATTGCCATTAAAATATCTGATCAAACGAAAGCTTCTGAAGAGGCATTTGGAGAAGGTGATAGAGATCAATATTTTGGAACTGCCATGGGCGTACTTGGTGTGACGTATAAAAAACCTGTTTCCCGTAATACGTTCTTTTCTGCTACAATCGCACAAAATTACGATAACCAGCATACACGACATGATTACTTGGTGCGAAGTGCTAAGCAATTAGGTGATGGCTCCTACGAAATACGGACTGACTCAATTTATCCGATGTTAGGTTATGTCTTTCACACTATGAGAACTGCTCTTTATGCGAGTGTAAATCATAAAATTAGCCCGCGTCATATCATTAAAGCCGGGGTGAATGTAGATGTTTATTATTTGAATTATCTAGACACTGTACTGAATGTAACACATGATTCTTTTGTTACACGTTATGATTACAAAGGTGTCTCTGCATTAATTCAGCCGTTCTTCCAGTATAAATGGAAAATCACAGAGAATATGGATTTATCAGCAGGTATTCATAGCCAATATTTTTCACTTAGTAATAGCTGGACTTATGCTGAGCCTCGTTTAGGGTGGCAATGGAGATTTGGAGATGGAAACTCTCTCAGTGCTGGTGCAGGAATGCACTCACAGATGCAGCCTTTGTATCAATATGTATATCAACGCCCAGATGTAAATGGCGAGATGACTTTATTTAATAAAAATATGGACTTTACCCGTAGCATACATACGGCATTAGGTTATCAAAAGGATTTTAAACGTTTTATGACGGTTAGAACTGAAATCTATTATCAGTATCTGTATGGAATTCCCGTGGATATGTTTCCATCTGCATTTAGTATGATTAACCAAGGTTCCGGATTTCAACGTTTCTTCCCTGGACAATTGGTCAATAAGGGTACAGGAACAAATTATGGTATTGAATTGACTGTACAAAAACATTTTAATCGAACCTATTACTTTATGATTACCGGAGCATTATATCAATCACAGTATAAAGGAAGTGACGGAATAGAACGCAACACAGATTTTAATGGAAACTATACCTATAATGTGCTAGGAGGAAAGGAATTTAAGATAAATGCTAAGAACACTATTTCAGTTGGATTAAAAGTATCAGGTGCCGGTGGAAGAAGGTATGGTTATGTGAATGTAGCACAAACTAAGATAGATCAAGAATTGGTATTTAAGGATTCCTTGTTTAATACTCGTCAGTTTAAGCCTTATTTTAGATTAGACTTTAAAGTTGCGTATGTGTTGAATACGAAGAGATTTACTCACGAGATTAGTGTAGATTTAGTGAATATTCTCAATACTAAAAACATTTTAGCCCTTTCTTATGCTCCAAACTTGATAGATCCAAGTAAAGAACCAATTGCCAATAAATACCAATTAGGTTTCTTACCGATTTTCTATTATCGTTTGGACTTTACATTCAGGAGTGCAAAAGCACGTAATGAAATGAAAACGACAGGAACACCTGATTTTTAG
- a CDS encoding SCO family protein — MRKGTLISICIVIVGIIIAYSMIKSNLGEKELPIIQPVDVNSEMVNPEIMNQGLGHRIGEFEFRNQYNQKVSLQDVKGKIFIAEYFFTTCQTICPIMTDEMMRVQSRFRGNDEVKILSFTVDPDIDTVETLKAYAEKHQAQKGQWHFLTGKKEELYQLARNSFFVLKPAEARNLGDANSDFIHTNNFVLVDRALQIRGYYDGTNPQEVNTLMDDIDLLLKEK, encoded by the coding sequence ATGAGAAAAGGAACATTAATCTCTATATGTATTGTGATTGTAGGAATAATAATTGCTTATTCTATGATTAAGAGCAATTTAGGAGAGAAAGAATTACCCATCATTCAACCTGTCGATGTAAACTCTGAAATGGTAAATCCCGAAATAATGAATCAGGGATTAGGCCACAGAATAGGTGAATTTGAATTTAGAAATCAATACAATCAAAAAGTATCCCTTCAAGATGTAAAAGGAAAAATATTTATTGCTGAATATTTCTTTACTACCTGCCAAACTATCTGCCCCATTATGACAGATGAAATGATGCGGGTACAAAGTCGATTTAGAGGAAATGATGAAGTTAAGATATTAAGTTTTACGGTTGACCCCGATATAGATACCGTTGAAACTCTGAAAGCTTACGCAGAAAAGCACCAAGCACAAAAGGGGCAATGGCATTTCTTAACTGGAAAAAAGGAAGAATTATACCAATTGGCCAGAAATTCATTCTTTGTACTGAAGCCTGCTGAGGCCCGCAATCTAGGTGATGCTAACTCAGATTTTATACATACAAATAACTTCGTATTAGTCGATCGTGCGCTACAGATAAGAGGATATTATGATGGGACTAATCCACAAGAAGTGAATACACTCATGGATGATATAGATTTATTATTAAAAGAAAAATAG